In Marasmius oreades isolate 03SP1 chromosome 1, whole genome shotgun sequence, one DNA window encodes the following:
- a CDS encoding uncharacterized protein (BUSCO:EOG092641G3) produces the protein MPETTAAVHTPPRTTNTTSNDAMTPEQVEQFEIHRLKAKARQRQNEELAAEQSNSSSVNPNNKRPIGVTPATSTSPTASGNLKKLQRDSRLGTYFEYDLSKMVNSKGGFLVEDDKEVDEVTIRKEREREMQRAKQNLEPPIYLDPERNPRCNECDTVDIDHTFHKIFNCRVCKKCQNELPEKYSLLTKTECKEDYLLTDAELRDQELLPHLLKANPHKSTFANMMLFLRCQVEDFAWKKWGSPEALDAEYESRVAEKKKKKNRKFEEGLKDLRRRTKEGVWQKRQDAEHRHAFGPSHQELDGMSKQTCHECGFTVAFEEI, from the exons ATGCCTGAAACGACTGCCGCAGTGCACACCCCCCCTCGGACGACAAACACGACCAGTAATGATGCCATGACACCAGAACAAGTTGAACAGTTTGAGATTCATCGTCTGAAAG CGAAGGCTAGACAACGACAAAATGAAGAGTTAGCAGCTGAACAAAGCAACTCGAGTTCTGTGAACCCAAACAATAAACGTCCAATTGGAGTGACACCTGCTACATCCACGTCTCCAACAGCGTCTGGCAACCTCAAGAAACTACAAAGAGACTCGCGACTGGGCACTTACTTCGAGTATGATCTTTCTAAGATGGTCAATTCAAAGGGAGGTTTCTTGGTTGAAGATGATAAAGAAGTAGATGAAGTAACTATAAGGAAAGAACGGGAGagagaaatgcagagagcgAAACAGAATCTTGAGCCCC CTATATACCTCGATCCTGAGAGAAATCCCAGATGCAACGAGTGCGATACCGTTGACATCGACCATACATTCCACAAGATCTTCAATTGCCGGGTCTGCAAGAAGTGTCAGAACGAGCTACCCGAGAAATACAGTCTGCTCACGAAGACCGAGTGTAAGGAG GACTATCTTCTGACCGATG CCGAGCTCCGCGATCAAGAACTTCTTCCTCATTTATTGAAAGCCAACCCTCACAAATCGACGTTCGCAAACATGATGCTCTTCCTTCGTTGCCAGGTTGAAGACTTTGCTTGGAAAAAATGGGGCTCTCCGGAGGCATTGGATGCTGAATACGAGTCGCGAGTTgcggagaagaaaaagaaaaagaaccgCAAGTTTGAGGAGGGGTTGAAAGACCTCAGAAGACGGACAAAAGAAGGAGTTTGGCAAAAGCGACAAGATGCCGAACATCGACATGCTTTTGGTCCGAGTCACCAAGAATTAGACGGTATGAGCAAACAAACATGCCATGAATGTGGTTTCACGGTGGCATTTGAGGAAATATGA
- the HDAC2 gene encoding Histone deacetylase 2, giving the protein MTQFHSDEYVEFLARITPSNMNSFVREQHKYNVGDDCPVFEGLFDYCSISAGGSMEGAARLSRDKCDIAINWAGGLHHAKKSEASGFCYVNDIVLGILELLRYHQRVLYIDIDVHHGDGVEEAFYTTDRVMTVSFHKYGEYFPGTGELRDVGVMKGKYYSLNFPLRDGISDDNYKSVFEPVIQQVMETYDPSAIVLQCGTDSLSGDKLGCLNLSMRGHANCVKFVKSFNKPLLLLGGGGYTMRNVSRAWAYETGLAAGVELGSDIPVNEYYEYFGPGYQLDVKSSNADDLNGPAYLNRVKRIVMENLRHMGGPPSVQMSDIPSLPIDQVMDEPNEEEDLIPPDTRRPRRLLDSRRQNDGEISDSDDEGEGGRRNHASNKDADSASEVNGTRGRKYPVGAGIMNSSSTLTHGAGPTGHTTAVRILSKGSSAKMDVDSRAPASDSEPLVIGNGEAEKPTDEDMAIDSAST; this is encoded by the exons ATGACGCAGTTCCACTCTGACGAATATGTTGAATTCCTTGCTCGCATCACCCCGAGCAACATGAACTCGTTCGTAAGAGAACAACACAAAT ATAATGTTGGTGACGACTGTCCTGTCTTTGAAGGGCTATTTGACTATTGCTCAATATCTGCTGGAGGTTCAATGG AGGGCGCTGCGAGGCTCTCGAGGGATAAATGTGATATTGCGATCAATTGGGCGGGAGGACTTCACCATGCGAAAAAAAGTGAAGCCAGTGGCTTTTGTTATGTGAACG ATATCGTCCTCGGTATCCTAGAACTACTGCG CTATCATCAACGGGTGCTCTACATTGACATAGATGTTCATCATGGCGATGGCGTagaggaggccttctatACAACCGATCGAGTCATGACCGTCAGCTTCCATAAATACGGAGAATACTTTCCTGGAACAGGGGAGTTACGT GATGTTGGGGTGATGAAAGGAAAGTACTATTCGCTTAACTTCCCTCTACGCGATGGTATTTCCGACGATAATTACAAGTCCGTCTTCGAACCG GTGATTCAACAAGTCATGGAGACGTATGATCCATCCGCAATCGTTCTCCAATGTGGGACGGACTCACTATCGGGAGATAAACTGGGATGCCTCAATTTATCCATGCGAG GGCATGCAAATTGCGTGAAATTCGTCAAGTCCTTCAATAAGCCACTATTATTGCTTGGAGGTGGTGGGTATACGATGCGTAACGTGAGCCGAGCTTGGGCGTACGAGACTGGTTTAGCTGCTGGGGTTGAACTTGGATCCG ATATCCCAGTCAATGAATACTATGAATACTTTGGACCAGGTTATCAACTTGACGTCAAGTCCTCCAACGCGGATGATCTTAATGGCCCAGCCTACCTCAATCGCGTTAAAAGGATCGTTATGGAGAACCTTCGGCACATGGGTGGGCCGCCCAGCGTCCAAATGTCCG ATATTCCATCGCTCCCAATCGATCAAGTCATGGATGAGCCgaacgaggaagaggacctCATCCCCCCAGACACGCGAAGGCCTCGTCGACTACTTGACAGTCGGAGACAAAACGATGGAGAAATTTCTGACTCTGATGACGAAGGTGAAGGTGGTCGAAGGAATCATGCTAGTAACAAAGATGCGGATAGCGCAAGCGAGGTCAATGGGACTAGGGGCCGTAAATACCCAGTTGGGGCGGGTATCATGAACTCGAGCAGTACGCTCACTCACGGGGCAGGTCCCACTGGACACACCACTGCAGTGAGAATACTGTCCAAGGGTTCGAGCGCAAAGATGGATGTAGATAGCCGCGCTCCTGCGTCCGATTCAGAGCCGCTCGTGATTGGCAATGGAGAGGCAGAGAAGCCTACCGATGAAGACATGGCGATTGACTCGGCATCTACCTAA
- a CDS encoding uncharacterized protein (BUSCO:EOG09262GXD): protein MLSSVFKKAGSRALASRHAGQRRSLSIHEYQSVKLLNSYGIPTPKSVPAMSAEEAYNVAKEFGHNRLVIKAQVLAGGRGKGKFDNGLQGGVHMVDSAEQAKELASKMIGSKLITKQTGAGGRLCNAVMLAERREPAHEYYVAVLNDRTSRGVVLVTSNQGGMNIEEVAAKDPSAIITTPISYTHGLSKEKALEVAKKLGFRDTTAQGEAADIFINLYRIFKEKDATQIEINPMAETKDGKVLCMDAKFGFDENAEFRQQDVFALRDISQEEPSEVEAQKANLNFIKLEGSIGCLVNGAGLAMATMDVLALHGGNPANFLDVGGGATPETVKKAFEILLSDPKVKSIFINIFGGIMRCDYIAEGVIKATRELNLSIPLVVRLKGTKEQEAKDMIRESGLKIIAFDDLDEAAERAVSLAI, encoded by the exons ATGCTTTCATCCGTTTTCAAGAAAGCGGGCTCTCGAGCTCTTGCTTCTCGTCAT GCTGGTCAGAGACGTTCCTTGTCCATTCATGAGTATCAATCCGTCAAGTTACTCAACTCA TATGGAATACCAACCCCGAAGAGCGTTCCTGCAATGTCTGCAGAAGAGGCCTATAACGTAGCAAAAGAGTTTG GCCACAACCGACTCGTTATCAAAGCGCAAGTACTCGCCGGTGGACGTGGAAAAGGAAAGTTTGACAATGGGCTCCAGGGTGGTGTGCATATGGTCGATTC GGCTGAACAAGCTAAGGAGCTTGCTTCCAAGATGATTGGTTCCAAACTCATCACTAAGCAAACTGGTGCAGGAGGACGTCTTTGCAATGCC GTCATGCTCGCAGAGCGTCGTGAACCGGCTCATGAGTACTACGTTGCCGTTCTCAATGACCGTACTTCACGAGGCGTTGTCCTTGTTACTTCCAACCAGGGTGGTATGAACATTGAAGAAGTTGCCGCAAAGGACCCTTCGGCCATAATCACGACGCCAATCAGCTACACGCATGGACTCTCGAAAGAAAAGGCTTTGGAGGTAGCGAAAAAGCTGGGTTTCAGGGATACAACTGCTCAAGGCGAAGCTGCTGACATTTTTATAAACCTTTACCGCATCTTCAAAGAAAAGGATGCTACTCAAATTGAGATCAACCCGATGGCAGAAACCAAGGATGGCAAGGTTCTTTG CATGGATGCCAAGTTTGGGTTTGATGAGAATGCCGAATTCCGCCAACAGGATGTCTTCGCGTTGCGCGATATCAGCCAGGAGGAGCCTTCAGAAGTTGAGGCACAGAAAGCGAATCTCAACTTCATCAAATTGGAAGGGAGCATTGGATGTTTGGTGAACGGTGCTGGTCTTGCCATGGCTACCATGGACGTTCTTGCGCTACATGGGGGTAACCCTGCAAACTTCCTCGATGTTGGAGG AGGTGCCACACCTGAGACTGTGAAAAAGGCGTTCGAAATCCTTCTGTCTGACCCCAAAGTGAAGAGCATCTTCATCAACATCTTCGGAG GAATAATGCGCTGTGATTATATTGCGGAAGGTGTCATCAAGGCAACAAGGGAACTCAATCTTTCAATACCTCTGGTTGTCCGTTTGAAAGGAACGAAAGAACAAGAGGCCAAAGA CATGATCAGAGAATCTGGCTTGAAGATCATAGCTTTCGATGATTTGGACGAAGCGGCTGAGCGGGCCGTTTCACTGGCAATTTAG